From the Macaca nemestrina isolate mMacNem1 chromosome 2, mMacNem.hap1, whole genome shotgun sequence genome, the window GCTGAGATGCAGGAAGGTACTGGCACTGGGGTTGCGGCGCACACAGCGTCCGTGTCCATGGCACTGGGCCCGGCTGCAATATTGGGTGGCCCAGGACACATTGACCACGTAGGGGACCAGCAGCCGTGTCAGGTAATCCTTAAGATACTGGCAGGTCTCCTGGAGGCAGAAGCCAAGGACCACAGGTCAGGGTCAGTGACCTCAGCCCACAGGCCCAGATGGAAACTGTGTCCACACTGTGATGACTATGCCTTATTTTAACTGCACACATTTATACATTCAATCTGCACCTGAGCCACACAGTCCCTGCTCCTGACGAGAAGTGGGTGCGGGCAGAGACCGGAACCCTGTTGGGCAGATGGGGAAGGGCGGAACTCAACAGCTGTTCAGGAAAGCATTTCCTCTTTCCTGAGAGCAGGGTGGGGGTGATCTCCTTTTCTGTCGTGACCAGGGATGCCTTGGGTGGGAGACAGACAAGGGGACTAGACTAGGATTGCCCACCTGAGATTGGTAGCCAAATGCCCTCTCTGGCTGTCCCGTAGACTGAGCTCTAGCAGGGTGGGTCTCGCTTACCGTGCTTGTGGTGTACCCTGCGTCGCCCCAGAGGATGACACCAGCTGCGCCCAGGGCTGCACTCTCGCCaatggtagagatgaggtccaTCTATGCAGGAAAAGGGATGGTCACTGGGGAAGACTGAGCCCACGGGGTGAGAGGAACAGATGGGGAGGGCAGGCCCCAGCCTGTTTCAACCTACTGAACTCACAGCTCAACCCCCCTTTCACCTCCAGGCAGAGACTCATctgttttgcttcctttttaaatgtgtaaGTCCATTTCCACCCCActtttgggcctcagtttcccaagccAAGGCACACTTGAGCCTAGGTGCAGCTATCAAGATGGATTCCAAAGTTAGAAGGCCTGGGCcccagtcccagctctgctctGGATTTGCTGGGAAGCTTTGGGCAAACTTCTCAgcatctctgtgcctcaattgttctcatctgaaaaatggggataatgatgtCGCCCTTTCAGGTTACAGAGAGAATGATTTGAGGGAATGTGGAGCAGCCAATAAACTACAGATATAGTCCTATAGTGGCCCCTGATAACCCAAATGTGCAGTGGATCCTCAAGGAGGCAAAAGGCAGGGCCCTGGAGACACATACCTCACTAAGCCCCGTGAGCCTGCGGCTATAGGTGGGCCGTGTGAAGACGTAGACTGGGAGTGCATGGTTGGCATGGTGGGTTCGAGCCACACGAAGGGCCTCCTGAACACGGAAGCTCACAAAGTTGCGGCCATGGCGGGAGGAAGCAAGTGTCTCGTCCAGGTAGACAGACGGGAAGAGGGCCGTGCTCTCAGCCCACAGCCAGGCCAGCTGGTCATTGCGGGCCACCTCTACATCAGGACAGCGGCCTGTGTAGCTCTCCCAGTTCTGCACATAATCATGATTGTAGCAGTCAGGAAAGAGGTAGAAGCCCCAGAGGTGCCGGGGCCGCACTGCCTTGACATAACGCAGTGTCTCCAGCATGAACTGCTGTGCTGCGAACTCAAACTCATATTGTGCCTGTTTGACTATGCGGTCTGGAGGCCAGTCAGGGTGACGACTGGCCACCAGCTGGCGTGATGACCGGCGGTACACATCTTTGTCCTGCCAGTTGCGTACCCACACAGGTCGCCAGTCCTCCCAGTCGATGACCGCCAGCCCCTCAGACTCCTGTGTCCGAATGTAGTGCTCCACACGTTTCTGCAGCATCTTCCGGTGTGCCCAGAGGCTGACATTCTGTggcacaccaccatgcacagACCTTCCCGCGGAATCGAAGCGTGGGTACAGGCCTAGACGGTCGCGGTAGAAAATGGTGATATTCTGGTTCACAAAACCCTCATTAGGTGAGGCCTGCACATCAAAGGCATTCAGGTCCAGTGGCACCTTGAGGCGTGGGCCACAGTCCTGTGTGGGCACATCCCACGCTACCACAAAGGGCCGGCCTGTGAAGATGGGTGGTGCTGTGGGCTTGAGCTCCATGGCCCATGCCACCGCCAGCACCAGGGCCAGTGTAACGGCGGGGCCTGGGCCTGCCCGCATGCTGGGGGCTGCAGGAGGTGTCACCTGCCTGGCACCAGCTCAGGAACTGGAAGAAGGGTGGGGGAAAACAAGTCAGTCTAGGGAATCCTGGAAGTGCCCCCCTCAAGCCCATCTATGCTCCCAAAGCCCATGCTGTGTGGGGGCACTGTGCTCATGGCTGTAATAGGTTTGAGAGACCACAGGCCACTGCACAGCAGGCAAGGCACCCTGGGAACTCACTGCCAGAAACACACGGCTCCTTTCTGGAGCAGGTAGCCTACGACTCGGGAGAAATCTCTATTAGGTCTGTGACCCTTCTCAGAATTAGATAATCTAGGCTCACCAGAGTGAGCATGTACTGCATACCATCCACTACATGGTTTCAGAGAACCCTGAACCCCTGATGCCCACCCTGTACACCGTGAAGAACCCTTGATCCAGAGAAACTATAGCATTTGGGTAAAGCAGCGAACAGCTCATTCAGAGGATAGGAAGCTGGAAGGAACGCAGCTGCGAGGCTTCTATCCGTGTAACACCCGCCCGGCAGAAGAGTGAGGCTGTCCGGACTTTCGAGAGCTGACACTCTCCCGGCTTGGAGGAGGCCCCGCGGGGACAAAGGGGCAGCGGACCTCCCACGGCGGCGCCGGCCGACCGGCCCGTCCCTCCACCGCCACCGAGAGTGCGCGCGCCCGCCTCCCCCGCCCGGCAGCTCAGGGCTAGAGCGCGCTCCGCCGGGTCTTTGTGCGGgaccccgcccccgccccgcacGTGGGGCCAGCGCCCGGTCGGGTGGGGGTGGGGTTTGTGGGACGCCTCTCCGCGAGCACCCCCGGGGATTCAGGCCCCAGCCCAAGGGGAGAGAGCCGCCAGGTTTGCACCGCCCGCCCTCACCTCGCGCGGGGCGCCACCGGGACCCGCGCCAGGGACACCGCCATCCcgggcccagcccagcccagcccagccctctccGGCCGTTCGCCCAGGCGCGGCCCCGGCTCAGCGCCTCTGCTGGCTCCGCCCCTAGGCCCGCTGGCCCTTTAAGACTTCAGTGCGGAGGTGGGCCCGGGACTGGACTTGCGGCCGAGGCGGGAAGGTGTGTTTCACCTTTCTCGGTGCCGGTGCCGCGTTTCGGGCTCGAAGATCCCCAGGTCCTCTGCAGAGGAACGTAGCCACCCATCTGGGACCCTAATGGCCCTCTGAGCAGGGTTTTCTCTGGGAGTCTCAGCCACGAGCGTAAGTCAGCCTGAAATGTTCCCCCTGCAGCCCGAGGCCGGTGGTTCAGTCCTACCCGCTCCGCGGCGCCGCCAGCCCCTTAAAGAGACAGTGTGAGGGACGGGGCAGGGGGACGGGGAGAAAGGTGGGGGAAATGGGAGGAGGCGTTGTCCCGCTCGACCATCAGGAGGTGCTGCGGTACTCCGAGGTTGGCGGGGGGGCAGCAGCAGATCTGGCTCTGCACCCCCGAACGTAGACGCCAGCCATGGGGCCCCTTTGTGTGGAAAAAGGGACTTTGACCTGAGGCGACCTCTGGTCTCCTGGACAGTAATGCTCCGCCTCCCACGAATCAGGGGCCCCCTTGTCAGGTCCGCGGTGTAAAGGGAGGCCCCGCCCCCTGCAAGACTGAAGGAGGGGGCCAAGCACCGCTTCTTAGCACGCCCGGGAAGGGCCGAGGCAGTCGTTATCCTGGCAACCCGGCTGTAGGTCGCGGCGTGGCCAGTAGGGGTTGGGGCAGGGAAGCTCAGAGGGGTCTAGGAAGTTGGCCGCCCCCTCTCCCTGACTCGCATCAGGGAGGGCCAGTCATCCCTGGGATCCCATCCTTTTCTGCCCGGTCTCTGAGGTCCTTTGGGAGCCCGGCTCCCTCTCAACCCCGAGGAGGCCCCCATCCCCTGCAGCAGTTTCTGGCTGTACCTCCAAGAAAGCCAGCAAGAGGGGTCTCCCAGGGCCTCCATCCCGTATCCAGCGACCCCTACGCTCCACCGGCCCCTCCCAGTGGGGGACAGGCTTAGAGCTGGACCCTGGCGAGCCCCGTGCGAAACCACATCGGCTCTTCCTACGTCCGCTCCCCAGTGCGAGACTCAGCTCCCCAAAGGGCCCACGTCTGCGCCACCAGCCCCTAACCCTCCCAGGcgccaggagagggagggagtgcTGTGGGGGTGCAGACCAGCCGTCTGCGCTGGGCTCACCTGTGTGGGAGTCCGTCGGCCCAGTCGGTCGGcggcctccctccttcctggggtgagcctctcCAGCTAGGCTACTTGCGCTAGCTGCTGCCCGTTGGGCAGCCCGTCGAGGACTTGATAAACCCCATTCCCTCCCATCCGCTCCCGCCTCCCATCCCAGCCCTTTCTCCTCACTTCCTGCTGCCCCCTGAGAGGAAAGGGCCAGGAACAGGCGCGGGGGAGGAGATCGCCTTGACCCTGTTTCCCTCCAGAATGCCCTGCTGGCTGGctgccctccccacccttccccagTAGGATTTGGTCCCACTAGCTGCGCCAGGTGACAGGAAGGCTATGGGCTCAGGATCAGGTGCCAATCTCCCCCACACCCACAGCTTCCAACACTAGGGAACCTCTTCACTCCTTCCCTAGGGTTGGGGCCCATCCTCAAATCCAGTAGGGTGTGAGAGGATGGGGTCAGGTGGTGGTGCTTTTGAGAGTCAAAATACTTGGGGTTGTTCAGCTGAGGGTCCCCCAGAGCAGGTGCCAAAGAAGGGAACTAGCCTTGGGAGGAGGGTCGGGGGGACTTCCAGTAGCTGAGTCCATTTTTTTCCACTGAGAGCTTCCGCATCCTGTGTGACAGGACAATGTGTTGGTGTGACTGTGTGGGTTGGGAAGGAGGGGACCAGCTGGGAGGGTTCTGCTGAGTGCTTTCCTGCTGGAGTTCATCCCTGGGTGTATTTCAGAGTTCACTACACAGAGTAGGGGACTCCTTACAACATGGATGAGGAAAGGGGAATATTCCTCTGGGAGGGGTGTTCCTGTGGCTGGCCCTAGGGAGGACTGCAGCGAGGTTCCAGCAGACCTCTCCAGGGGTGCAGACAAATCTACCTACCCTCAAGTCACCCAGAGCCAACCCCTCAGCAACCCAATGGCCCAATGCCCAGGAGCCTCTCCCGCAACAGAAGGCTGTGTGAGGGTTAGGTGAATGCCCTGGAGTCTGGCCCTGAGGACCAAGGAGTCCATGACATGGTAGGGGAAGGTGCAGTGTCCCTGTACTGTGCTGGCTTCACAGGGGTCAGAGGCCTTGGAAGCTCCATGGGTGGGGACCCCTGGGGAAACAAAGGCTAGGCCAGACTGTCCCAGGGCAGGGACACTTCCTTAGGCAGCCAGCAGGAAGGAAGTGAGCACAGCCCAGCGGAAGAGAGTGAGGAAGTGCTGCCTGACCTCCATTGTTTCCAGTGTTGGGGTCAGCTGGGCAGGCCCAGCACAGGGAGTTCCCCCAGGCTGGGACAGTGGTGGTAGGAGATAGGATGCTATCTGGCATGGGAGAGTCCTGGGCCTTGAACAGCCAGTAGAGGGGGACCATGGAGGATGACAGGGCCTCATGTTTGGCATCCTATGGGGGGTATGGGGAGGCACCCCACAGAACTGCAAGTCCAGGCTGGATATGGTGATCCTGCTCTAGGCTTGACAAATTCAAACCTCCGAAAGACTGGCAGACCAACTCCCTACAGTCAGAAGCCTGTCCCTGAACTCTCTCCTCTCTAACTGGGAATTGGACTGATAGTCAAAGGCTAAGCCTAGCAGAGAATCTGCGTCATAGCAGCCCCTGAGAAGTGCAGGCAGAATGACCACAGTGGGCAGGCTGCAGGTGGTGACAAGATGGGGGCAACAGAGAGCAGGGGCAATACTGGTGGGCTGAGCCTTGCTTGCTGAAACATAAGACTGAGCTCATTCTCCTATGGTGTCCACAGGCAGGCCTCAGAGAAGGCACATGAGTTTGGGTTGCTGAGCCTGGCAGTAGGCCAAGGGTGTAGGGACACCTATCTGGCTGCTGTCCATTAAAGTTGGGCTTTTGAGGTCCATGGGGGTCAGGCCATGACCCCACTTAGGGTCAGCTGGCAATTCTGCAGCTAACACAGATATTCCAGAACTATCTGGGGTCACACTCTCTCACCTTAGGTCAGGCAGGTAGGGCCAATCCTCAGTGAAGTATCCCAGGGCCTTCTGA encodes:
- the LOC105480483 gene encoding hyaluronidase-2, coding for MRAGPGPAVTLALVLAVAWAMELKPTAPPIFTGRPFVVAWDVPTQDCGPRLKVPLDLNAFDVQASPNEGFVNQNITIFYRDRLGLYPRFDSAGRSVHGGVPQNVSLWAHRKMLQKRVEHYIRTQESEGLAVIDWEDWRPVWVRNWQDKDVYRRSSRQLVASRHPDWPPDRIVKQAQYEFEFAAQQFMLETLRYVKAVRPRHLWGFYLFPDCYNHDYVQNWESYTGRCPDVEVARNDQLAWLWAESTALFPSVYLDETLASSRHGRNFVSFRVQEALRVARTHHANHALPVYVFTRPTYSRRLTGLSEMDLISTIGESAALGAAGVILWGDAGYTTSTETCQYLKDYLTRLLVPYVVNVSWATQYCSRAQCHGHGRCVRRNPSASTFLHLSTNSFRLVPSHTPGEPQLRPVGELSWADLDHLQTHFRCQCYLGWSGEQCQWDHRQAAGGASEAWAAFHLTSLLALAALAFTWTL